A segment of the Catenulispora sp. EB89 genome:
ACAGCAGCAGGGGTCCGACTTGATACCACCGGACCGGTCTGCTTCCGTGAGGCGACGATGCGACGGGGAACCCGGGACACAGGCGACCACAAGCAACGACCGGCAGCAGACAGCGCGGCCCCCCCTCCCCGGAGCGAGTGCCGCTCGCCGCGCAGGCGCCGCCGGAGGCCCTGCCTTTGACTTTCAGGCACCCACCAAACGCGGCCGCCAGCCGCCAGACCAAACGCGTGCGCAGTGACTCGGACCCGCGCGTGGTCGTGCACACGAACAACCGCCAGCCGCCAGCGCGTCCCCAGGCACACCACCGAACTGCGCCACCCAGCGGATCCTTCTTAAAGCCCTGCGAAGCCGTAAAAAGCTCTTAAAACCCACCACCAAACCGCACCCGCCGCCAGCACCCACACACAACTCACCAGCGCCCCAAAAAGTAGCGGCACTGACTTGCGCCGGTAACCAGCTCGCCCCGCCACGCAAGCTACTCACACCCGCGCCGCCCGGCCGGCCAGCGACGCGGTCCGCGTGAGCATCATCGCCAGGGCCATGAAGATCAGTGCGTCGGTGAGGGCTTCGGCGGTGATCTGGTTCGTCAGCATCCAGCGGCCGAGTTGGTGCGGGAACCAGTGCACCGATCCGTAGGAGAACGCCGCGCGGGCGCCGATCACGATGCCCCAGACCGCTGCGTAGCCGAGGCCTGCGCGGGAGGCGGCTTTGCCGGTGCGGGGGCTGCGATACACCGTGGTCTGGCTCGCGGCGAGCAGGCCGAGCCCCAGGCCGGCGGCCGTCGCCGCGAGTTCGAGGACCAGGCCGGAGCCCGAGCCGACGAAGCCTTTGAGGAACAGGGGGACGATCGCGGCGCTGGTGAGCACCGGGCGCAGGATGCGGAAGGCGCCGACCTTGCGGTGCGGGCCCAGGTCGGCTTCGAGGACTGCGAAGAGGACGATCCCGTTGATGAGCATCGCCTGGTTGAGGCTGTTCATGGTGCTTTCCCCCTGGTCGGACGAGACGGATGAGTCATGTGCGTCCCGTCCAAACTCCGCCCGCGGCCCCCGCGCCGTCGTCACAGCGCGGGGTGACCCCCGGTACTACGCCTGAGCTGCGCCAATCAACCCGGGTGTCACCTCCTGGTGTGACGCTCCACCACCCCCGCCGTCCCTAGCGTTGGCAGCGCCGTCACCAAGACCAGAACAAGTCCGACGGCAAGACCCAACACCGGGGAGAAGAAGATGGGCCCGTTGGAAGTCCTGGCCGCGATCGCGATCGCCGCCTATGTCATCGCCCGCCAGTTCGTCGGCGAGACGCTGCGCGCCAAGCGCGTGGTCGTGCTGCCCGCGATCCTGCTCGTCGTCGGGATCTCGGGCCTGCACCACGGCGCCAGACATCCGGGCCCCACCGACTACGCCTGCATCGCGACCGGGGCCGCCGTCGCCGCCGCGATCGGCCTGGCCCAGGGCATCGTGATGCGGCTGGAAGCGCGCGAGGGCGTGCTGTGGGGCCGGATGCCGAAGGCCGGCCTGTGGCTGTGGCTCGGGCTCGTCGTCTCGCGACTGCTGTTCACCCTCGTCGCCACCGGGCTGGACGCCAAGGTCGCCGCGTCCTCCGCGCCGATCCTCCTGACGCTCGGCGCCAATCGCCTCGCCATGGCCGGCGTGATCGTGCTGCGGGCCCAGTCGATGGGCATCCCGTTCGCTCCCGAAGGCGGCGCGACCTCCGGTCTGGCCTCGCGCCTGAACAGGCCGTCGTGACCGGGCACCGGTACTCTCCCGGTGTGCTGCACACCACGCAATGGCTGCTGAGGACCGCCGCGGTCATTGTGATCGGCGTCGAGACCCTCGCCTTCGGCCCGGACCGGAGCGCGGCGGCCGACGCCGCGACCGCGACGGCGCTCGCAGTGTCCTGTGTCGCCCTGGCGCTGTGGGCGCTCCTCGAAGCCCGAGGCGGGCTGCGGGCCCGCGGCGGCATCGTGCTGACGCTGCTGCTGACCGTGATCGCGGTCGCCGCCGGAGCCGTCTCGACCCAGCACGGCAGCTCCATGATCGGCGTCGTGCTGGTCGCCGTCGTCGCCGCCGGGACCCAGACGGAGCTCGCGACCGGCTGGTACATCGCCGGCGCCGCGGCCGTGGCGATCGCGGTCGGCGGCCTGGCGACCGACGCGGACACCGGCAGCGTCCTGGGCTACCTGCTGATCGTGCTGGTCTCGCTGCTCGCCGGCCACCAGCGCCGCTCCTACCGGGTCCAGGCCGAGCAGTCCGCACTGCTGCTCGAACAGGTCGACCAGCTCCGCACGGAGCAACGGCGCGTCGCGGTCCTGGATGAACGCGCCCGGATCGCCCGCGAGATCCACGACGTGCTGGCGCACTCGCTCGGCGCGCTGGGCATCCAGATCCAGGCGGCGCGCGCGCTGCTGGAAGACCACGACTGCAGCGACGGCAACAGCCACGGCCACTCCAGCGTGGAACGCGCCGACGAAGTCCTGGCCGTGGCCCAGCGCATGGCCGGCGACGGCCTCACCGAGACCCGGCGCGCCGTGAACGCCCTGCGCACCGACACCGCCCCGCTGGACCAGCAGCTCGCGACCATGGCGCGGGAACACCGCCGGCTCCACGACAGCGCGGTGCGCCTGCGGATCGACGGCGACGCCGCCCCGCTACAGTCGGAGCAGACACTCGCCGTCGCACGCGCCGCGCAGGAGTCGCTGACGAACGCCGCCAAGCACGCGCCGCGCCAGGAGATCCAGATCGTCGTGCGGTACGAGGAGGACGCCGTGACCCTGACCGTCGCCAACACCCTCGCACCCGACGGTGCCGGCACCCCCGCGATCGGGCCCGCGATCGGGGTCGCCACAGCCGGATTCGCGACCGTGAACGGCGGCTACGG
Coding sequences within it:
- a CDS encoding sensor histidine kinase, with the translated sequence MLHTTQWLLRTAAVIVIGVETLAFGPDRSAAADAATATALAVSCVALALWALLEARGGLRARGGIVLTLLLTVIAVAAGAVSTQHGSSMIGVVLVAVVAAGTQTELATGWYIAGAAAVAIAVGGLATDADTGSVLGYLLIVLVSLLAGHQRRSYRVQAEQSALLLEQVDQLRTEQRRVAVLDERARIAREIHDVLAHSLGALGIQIQAARALLEDHDCSDGNSHGHSSVERADEVLAVAQRMAGDGLTETRRAVNALRTDTAPLDQQLATMAREHRRLHDSAVRLRIDGDAAPLQSEQTLAVARAAQESLTNAAKHAPRQEIQIVVRYEEDAVTLTVANTLAPDGAGTPAIGPAIGVATAGFATVNGGYGLTGMRERLLLLGGTLTAGVHDGRWTVVAKVPR